One window of the Micropterus dolomieu isolate WLL.071019.BEF.003 ecotype Adirondacks linkage group LG08, ASM2129224v1, whole genome shotgun sequence genome contains the following:
- the LOC123975063 gene encoding chymotrypsin-like elastase family member 2A isoform X2, with protein MHTISAYGCGLPTYRPVITRVVGGVDVRENSWPWQVSLQYKSGSNFYHTCGGTLISNQWVLTAAHCISSRTYRVYLGKHNLKTNNEPGSIAISPAKIVVHENWDSYNIRNDIALIKLSTPVTFSDSIMAACLPNSGDILPNAAPCYVTGWGRLWTGGPIADILQQALLPVVGHSTCTRSDWWGNLVTNSMVCAGGDGKLASCNGDSGGPLNCQNPDGSWDVHGVVSFGSSMGCNYPKKPSVFTRVSAYIPWINNVMTTN; from the exons ATGCACACTATCTCAG CCTACGGGTGTGGCCTGCCCACCTATCGCCCTGTAATCACCAGGGTGGTTGGTGGAGTTGATGTCCGTGAGAACAGCTGGCCCTGGCAG GTGTCTCTGCAGTACAAGAGTGGCAGCAACTTCTACCACACCTGTGGTGGTACCTTGATCTCCAACCAGTGGGTCCTCACTGCTGCTCACTGCATCAG CAGTCGCACCTACAGAGTCTACCTGGGAAAACACAAtctcaaaaccaacaatgagcCTGGTTCCATCGCCATCAGCCCCGCCAAGATTGTCGTCCACGAGAACTGGGACTCTTACAATATCCG TAACGACATTGCCCTGATCAAGCTGTCAACCCCTGTCACGTTCTCTGATTCCATCATGGCTGCCTGTCTTCCCAACTCTGGTGACATCCTGCCTAATGCTGCTCCCTGCTACGTCACTGGCTGGGGCCGTCTCTGGA CTGGAGGTCCTATTGCTGACATCCTGCAGCAGGCACTCCTTCCTGTGGTTGGCCATTCCACCTGCACCAGGTCTGACTGGTGGGGCAACCTGGTCACCAACAGCATGGTCTGTGCTGGAGGAGATGGAAAGCTGGCTAGCTGCAAC GGAGACTCTGGCGGTCCTCTCAACTGTCAGAACCCTGATGGCTCGTGGGACGTCCACGGTGTGGTGAGTTTCGGCTCAAGCATGGGCTGCAACTACCCCAAGAAACCCTCCGTCTTCACTAGGGTCAGCGCCTACATCCCCTGGATCAACAAC gTGATGACCACGAACTAA
- the LOC123975063 gene encoding chymotrypsin-like elastase family member 2A isoform X1, whose protein sequence is MKFVILALFVAGAYGCGLPTYRPVITRVVGGVDVRENSWPWQVSLQYKSGSNFYHTCGGTLISNQWVLTAAHCISSRTYRVYLGKHNLKTNNEPGSIAISPAKIVVHENWDSYNIRNDIALIKLSTPVTFSDSIMAACLPNSGDILPNAAPCYVTGWGRLWTGGPIADILQQALLPVVGHSTCTRSDWWGNLVTNSMVCAGGDGKLASCNGDSGGPLNCQNPDGSWDVHGVVSFGSSMGCNYPKKPSVFTRVSAYIPWINNVMTTN, encoded by the exons ATGAAGTTCGTGATCTTGGCTTTGTTTGTTGCTGGTG CCTACGGGTGTGGCCTGCCCACCTATCGCCCTGTAATCACCAGGGTGGTTGGTGGAGTTGATGTCCGTGAGAACAGCTGGCCCTGGCAG GTGTCTCTGCAGTACAAGAGTGGCAGCAACTTCTACCACACCTGTGGTGGTACCTTGATCTCCAACCAGTGGGTCCTCACTGCTGCTCACTGCATCAG CAGTCGCACCTACAGAGTCTACCTGGGAAAACACAAtctcaaaaccaacaatgagcCTGGTTCCATCGCCATCAGCCCCGCCAAGATTGTCGTCCACGAGAACTGGGACTCTTACAATATCCG TAACGACATTGCCCTGATCAAGCTGTCAACCCCTGTCACGTTCTCTGATTCCATCATGGCTGCCTGTCTTCCCAACTCTGGTGACATCCTGCCTAATGCTGCTCCCTGCTACGTCACTGGCTGGGGCCGTCTCTGGA CTGGAGGTCCTATTGCTGACATCCTGCAGCAGGCACTCCTTCCTGTGGTTGGCCATTCCACCTGCACCAGGTCTGACTGGTGGGGCAACCTGGTCACCAACAGCATGGTCTGTGCTGGAGGAGATGGAAAGCTGGCTAGCTGCAAC GGAGACTCTGGCGGTCCTCTCAACTGTCAGAACCCTGATGGCTCGTGGGACGTCCACGGTGTGGTGAGTTTCGGCTCAAGCATGGGCTGCAACTACCCCAAGAAACCCTCCGTCTTCACTAGGGTCAGCGCCTACATCCCCTGGATCAACAAC gTGATGACCACGAACTAA